The nucleotide window AAATTACTGTATATCTTATAACCACACCATGCCCTGACTAGATTTTAACAAACTGGTTTGTTTTAATGAAAATGCTCAGTTGCATTAAAATGGGAAATTGTGGTCACATATGTGGTGACCTTAATAAACAGTAAATCACAGGAACATATGTTTTGCAGTACTGGAATAAGGTCTGTGATTCTTTGTCTTCACTGAGAAAGCTTTATAGTTCTTGCAAATCAAATACTAACTAAACTCTTAATCCTTGAGATCATGCCAGTAGGAAGATTTACCTAGCTGGGTTGGGATAGGAAATAATGATCTAGTAGGAAGTAGTCGTAATCACTTTTGGAAAACAACCTTAATTTGCTTTAAGAGTTCAGAAGGTTTGACTATAATAAGGGATGCAAAACAGCTTTAATTTAGTGGCTACTAAATCCTTAATACAGCATAGAAGTCTAAAAACAGATGCTCTGGAGTTTGAAGAACATTGGTTCATCTGCAGATCCTTCATATTCTGGACCATTTACTTAATGTCTAATAGTCTacattttttcatctgtgaaatggggaagaTTGATAAGCACCAGACAGGATTGCCATGGCAATATAATTGTAGAACAATGTGTAAAGTGTTACAAATGCTTAAACATAACAACATTCATTAAATGTTCTCCTTCCCTCACCCATGGATGCTTCTTCTATTTGCTTCATCCTTTAAGTGCtgtgacaaaaataaaattgattaagAAGCctatcattttaattaaaataatgtgtATCTTGAGATATTACTATATATTCTCATTAGGATTATATTTCCTAACATTTGCATATAGCAAAGCTATAAGTACTTAGTCATAGTAAAACTATTTATTGACATCTTTTGTGCAAGGCGATGTGCTAAGCACTACACAcgcatttattttcatataacttGCAGAGTAATTTTGTGGTTTcagtatcatcatcatcatcatcatcatcatcatccccattttgcagatgaagtactgagaatttgaaaaaagaagtGCTTTCCAAATACGGTTTTACATTAATCTTGGTCTCCTAAATCCCAGTGCAGTGTTCTCCTCATTGACTACTGCTTTGGTTGGAATTACGGGGAAAAGCATCATAAAGGTTAAGAACAAGGACTCCAGCTCTGCACTGCCCAGTGTGGTGACCACTAGCTACATGTGGCCACTCGCTCCTAGTGCTTGAAATGTAGCCAGATAAAGGGAGCGGAGATCTGTAGCCTGATTATACTATGTACTAGACATGTACTGGCAAATTACTTGCCCTTTTGGTGCCTTTCATCTGAAAATGATGATAATAACACTTGCCCACCTCATGGGTACATTGTGAAAATAAGATTATTGATAGATGTGAAAGGCTCTCATTTTAAGATTTCAAACTCTCAGAAGGTGcttaaaagggaaaaaacatCCACAAGACTTAGTGGTAACCTGTTGTAGAGGCCAAGGAGGAGATGTCACAGAAAGTGCAAGTCATGAGCTTAGATGATTATACTGTAAGAAATGTGACAAAACAATGTGGTTAGAATAAATGCATTGCAGATTCATTTGTAATAGCAAAATATGATATCTACTCTAAGGCCCCCCATCTGTAGGAGGCTGGTCACACTTATCTAGCAGCTCCTGAAGGCAGCTGCTGAATGAGGGAGGTTCTATCTACTAATATGGAGCTGTTTTCAGTGTGTACTTCTAGGTGGAAAACGAAAGTATAGAACAATCTCTGTATAGTATATGActgctaaaaagaaaataaatagtgcctatatatgagggtactttggaaagttcatggaaaagtggagttaaaagataagttgattttgttacaaaaatttttgaaatccagaagCAGGGCCTTCAGaagtttcatgaaaaatgtgtattatgaaaaaattaggcCTGGAATTCAAAAATTTCAGCAGcaaaatagatttatcttttaaaaaagatttgtttgaaaggcagagtgacagacacgtctgtgcacacacacagaggtcttccactcatggatttttcactccccaggagccttcaatacctggggctgggccaggcaaatccaggagccgggaactctgccagggtctcccacgaatggcaggaacttaagtactttggccatcttttgctgcctcccaggtgcatcagcaggaagctggagaggaagcaggcctccaatatgagatgcagacatcccaaccaGTGGCCtcatccactgcaccacatgcttatctcttaatttcattttccgtAAACTCTGAGACATCATGTATGTTTGCTTGAATTAACAATGAATATCTCTggaaaaatcaacacaaaactTATTTCTTGCATCTGAGAGGAAAACCGATTGGCTGGAATAATGTAATGAGAGAGTAATTTCTCAGGCTATTTTGTTCAGTACCTTTTGCATTTTAAATCTCATGAATCTAGTATATACATAGTCAAAGTTTCCATACTATTTGCTAATTGGGAAGTGCGAAGGGAGAGGTAGTTACTTGAGGGAAGATGACTCCCAGCAACTACTTAGAAATATGGGCTcaagctttggttttcaggccgAAAGTCCACTGAGTTAATTATTTATCTCTCCTCTCATTTTAAGAAAAgacaaataagtaattaaatccCTGTGTTAATGTATCAGCTGATAGAATCTAACTGCTTTCTCATTAGGTGCATGTGAATGTTGCTGTCTGAGCCCAGCCCTCTCCCTTCCGCTCAGGGTAGTAAATCACAtaagaaaaaaagtcactgtTCTGTGTTTGGAAACCCCATCCAGCTAAGGAAATGAACATGGCAATTATGATGAAATGCCTTTATGAGGATTAAGCTGGGAAGACTAGCTGCTGGTGGGGAGATTTGGTCACGATGGGCTCAGATGTGGAATCAGCAGCAACACAGGTCTGGCAAGATCAATTTAACATCTTGGAAATGAGTATGCAGGAACAAGTGGAAGGAGAAGGTGTGTGGATGTGATGGTCTCATCAAAGAGCAGCGAGTTAGCTCCCTCAGCCTGTGAGCTGTGAGTTTCAGTGTGGGTAGGGATTGAGAGGCCAAAGTTAAGTTTGAAAATATGCCAGGACCATGTAAGGAACAGCTGTCTCCCAGCCTGTGACTGACTGTCTTCTGTGTCCCTTTGACTGTGAATGAAATGTTCATATGTGAACAGAGTTGATTAGCAGACAAGTTTGCAAAGAGCAAGACTTGCCTCCTGAAAAACTGCCTAATGGTGAGacacacagattgagttctgtaGAGAAGAGGATCTGAGAGAGAGTTgccagacagagagaaacaggggaCTTAAGGAATCTTAAGAACTAACAGTTGGGTCCTGGCTGAGGGTGGAAACTAGGGGGAGATTTAGGGAAAAGGAACCAAGACAAAATGGGCAACGGTGTGCCTGCTGGCTCTGGTCTTTGTCTCTGCTCCCTTTATCTGGACAGCTTCAGCAGCTAGCCTTTGCCCTGGGACCCTGCCCTGATTCGGTTTGGCGTAGCAGCCTCTCACTGCACACTGGGTCCCCTGGTGTGGTTTGCATCCTGGAACTTCTGTCTCTGGTAAAGCACTTGTTGGCTCTCACGTGCCTTGTTCTATGACAGTACAGGAACCGGCTCCAGAACCCACACTAAGGAAAAACACTCAATTTTCTGACTGATAACAAAAATGACTCCTGGGAGATTCAGGCCCTAACCCTTCCTGTAAAAGAGCTCTAAGACCATGGAGGGGCTGGGTCACCCTCTGGCCTGCTCTACTCACCATTTAGTATTGTCTTGCCAATATTCACATTTACCTCCTGAGCCCTGGTTGCCCAGGTCATAGAGTTTAGTCCATGAACATTGAGAATACAGGCAGTTTCATTTAAAATGCTAATAGCCTCTCCTAaatagaacagtttttttttctagcaCAAATGAGTTGGGCAGTTTCACAGGCTAGAAACCTGGATTTGAGTTACATGTAATTTATTTCTCATTACAATTGAGAAAATCTCTCCTCTACATTGAATATAAAAGAGCTGTTTTGAGTCTATATACATACatgttgtatgtatatatattaaccAACTTATTTAGAGACCCTttttatgtgccaggcattgtactAAATGCTGCAAGTAAATACTAAGATAAATAAGTTTCCCAAAAGGGTCCTTAATGAGCTTACCATCtggtgggtgggaggaagaggtAGAACAGCTTCAAAGGAAATATTAGGGAATTTAGTAAATGCCATGGTAGAACTCTACTTGGGTATTCTGGGTTCTGCAACCATGGGAAGCAGAGAGCAACAGGAGGTGGTTACAGCAAACTGTCAAGGAAGAGGTGACTGGGCAGAGGAGTATCCAGGGCAGAGGGCACAAAGACACCAAGTTGAAAAGTATTTAATTTCATGTGTTAATGGGATTTAAATCATTTTGTACAGCCCAAGTGATGAGAACAAGGTGGcaagagagttggagagaaaggcAGGAACTCTATCACAGGGATCTTTTCACTGAACTTCACCCTGTGGGTGTGTAAGTGGGAGGTAGAACCTATTCCATTCAGGGAGAACAGGAAATGAGGAGGATAGAGAGCAAGGGACTGAGGGTCAGAACCTGGAAGGAGTTTAGGTGGGCTGCAGCATAGAAGGCAGAAACAAGAGCTGCACTGTGAGCCTGGGAGGGAAATTTCATGAAAGAGTTTATATTTGGTCTTTACAGCAAATGTAAAGTCATGTAATCAGCAATACATTTACAAAGATCACTCCTGCAGTTGTGTGACAAGTGATCATAAGGGGCTAGgaccagaaaaaaacaggaaaactgGTCAGGAGGTAGGTGCCCTAATTCTGGTGAGCATCGATGCTGCCTTGGATTTGGAGTGACAGTAGGAAGATGGGTCACATTTAGCACTTTATGCCTGctccaaattgttttttttttttttttttaaatcacgaCACCGAGGTATTAATTTAAAACTCATCTCTGGTTTCGTTTCCAGTCTCCACCCACATGAATGCTACATGTTCTTGGCATAAACATTCTTTCCTTGGGGAAGCCTCCTTCAGCCCCCTAGACTGTCTGCCCCCACAGTACCCTGCATATCCCCATCATCACTCTGTGGGCAGGGACTCTTTCTTGATGCTATCCAGACACTAGCATTTcgtacagtgcctggcacagagtgggTGCTCCATCCTTTGTTGACTGGATGAACACACTCGTGAATGATTTATGAATTTAGAAAGTTAGGATCTTTGCATTTGAACAAGAGGACTCAGAACTTTTTCATTTGTTCCAAGGTAAAAACTATCTCCAGCCCCCAATATATAGTGCTATATTTAAAGACAACAgacaataattaataaaaattgtttttatgatTAATTGTGTCACTCAAGgcttctaatatttttataaactagAGAGATGAAcaggcatattttatttaaaactttaaaaaatttatttgaaaggcagaaagagagaaagagaaagagagagagaaggataaaaagaaagagaaggagagaaagtgagcaaaagaaatacatcttctatctgcaggcTCCCTCTCCAAAtaccttcaacagctggggctcaacaAGGTTGCAACTAGGAgcccattcaggtctctcacatgggtagcagggattcaagtacttgagccatcacctgccacctcccagggtgcacattagtagaaagctggaatcaaaagcattgcctgggcttgaacccaggcactctgatataggatgcaggcatcccacaaggtgtcttaaccagtatgCCAAATAGTTGCATTTTAAATGGACATTTATAAATCGTCAAATCTAATTTCTGGccatttatttcaaaacaaaaccaaatcacTTAGCTTAGAATTGAAGAGTGTTAAAATTTGGTCCCCTCCTCTTCGTCATCCAGATGGAAAGTCTTGGACTCCATCAGGCCTGTGTGCTGTCACCTGGCATGCTACATCCCCACAGTGCCCAGTAGGGGTGCTATCACGAAGCATCCTCCAGTCTCATCCCTCCCCAGCATTAGAGATCTTGGTCTTCCTTATGCCTTCATGCAAGTTTGGCCTTTAGGCTATTTTTCTCAGTTGGATAGACAGTTCATCTCAGCCAGGGTGTAGACCAAACCTCCCCTTACCTGGGTGAAAACTTTCCTAGTGGAGCACATATTCCCACCATAGCCTTGAGCTACCCTGGTTCTTAACAGCCTCCTCCTCCTTTACACTTAACACAAAGACTACCTAACTCAACACCTGATTCTCTACTCTGTTAGACTCCGGTTTTCTTATACACTTAGTCTTACCCGTTTGATAAGCTGTAGTCTTCAAAAGCAGAGACCAGGTGACATGTTGTTGCTCTTTCTGCCCCTATGGCATAGGACCTTTTGTGTATGTGACAACAGCAGCCGGGTGCTGAATGCTTCCTGACATGACTGTGAGGTGCACATTGTGCCCAAGAAGCATTTGATTTAGCTTGGCTTATTCAACCCTGGAGACCCAAGCAGGTTTCACATGGCGACTTCAATCTGACTGCTTCAATAATAAAAGAGTCATATGTCTCTCGTGTGTGCTGCTCCATCCCCtaactttttttggggggaggggctttTCTCTGATGACTGGCTCCTTTTGTTGGCTGAATCTGACAAAGATGTGACCTGTGTTCAGAGAAATACCATGAGGGTGCACGTTTGCAGTGTATTCAGTGTTGCTTGCTTTCTGTTgttctggctttctctctccaTTCAGCTTGTTTTTTTCCCTCCTGTTAGGATTCCCTCCTGTGGGTCTCTTTCTCAGTCGTTTTGAGCTTGGCCTGATCAAAGACTGAGGTTATGAAGTCCATCCTAGATGGCCTCGCAGACACCACGTTCCGCACCATCACCACAGACCTCCTCTACGTGGGCTCGAATGACATTCAGTACGAAGACATCAAAGGCGACATGGCGTCCAAGTTAGGCTACTTCCCACAGAAATTTCCATTAACTTCCTTTCGTGGAAGTCCCTTCCAAGAAAAGATGACTGCGGGAGACAACGCCCAGCTGGTCCCGGGAGATCCGCTGAACATGACAGAGTTTTACAACAAGTCTCTCTCATCCTACAAGGAGAATGAGGAGAACATCCAGTGTGGGGAGAACTTCATGGACATGGAATGCTTCATGATCCTGAACCCCAGCCAGCAGCTGGCCATCGCCGTGCTGTCCCTCACGCTGGGCACCTTCACGGTTCTGGAGAACCTGCTGGTGCTCTGTGTCATCCTGCACTCCCGCAGCCTCCGCTGCCGGCCCTCCTACCACTTCATCGGCAGCCTGGCAGTGGCAGATCTCCTGGGGAGCGTCATTTTTGTCTACAGCTTCGTCGACTTCCATGTGTTCCACCGCAAAGACAGCCCCAACGTGTTTCTGTTCAAACTGGGTGGGGTCACGGCTTCCTTCACTGCCTCGGTGGGCAGCCTGTTCCTCACGGCCATCGACAGGTACATATCGATTCACAGGCCCCTGGCCTATAAGAGGATCGTCACCAGGCCCAAGGCTGTGGTGGCCTTTTGCCTGATGTGGACCATAGCAATTGTGATCGCTGTGCTGCCTCTCCTGGGCTGGAACTGCAAGAAACTGCAGTCCGTTTGCTCAGACATTTTCCCGCTCATTGACGAAACCTACTTGATGTTCTGGATCGGGGTGACCAGCGTGCTGCTGCTGTTCATCGTGTATGCGTACATGTACATTCTCTGGAAGGCTCACAGCCATGCGGTCCGCATGATTCAGCGCGGCACCCAGAAAAGCATCATCATCCACACATCAGAGGATGGCAAGGTGCAGGTGACCCGGCCAGACCAAGCCCGCATGGACATTAGGCTGGCCAAGACCCTGGTCCTGATCCTGGTGGTGTTGATCATCTGCTGGGGCCCTCTGCTTGCGATCATGGTGTATGATGTCTTTGGGAAGATGAACAAACTCATTAAGACGGTGTTTGCCTTCTGTAGTATGCTCTGCCTGCTGAACTCCACCGTGAACCCCATCATCTATGCTCTGAGGAGCAAAGACCTGAGGCATGCTTTCCGGAGCATGTTCCCTTCGTGTGAAGGCACCGCCCAGCCTCTGGATAACAGCATGGGGGACTCGGACTGCCTGCACAAACATGCAAACAACGCTGCCAGTGTTCACAGGGCTGCGGAGAGCTGCATCAAGAGCACCGTCAAGATTGCCAAGGTGACCATGTCTGTATCCACAGACACGTCTGCCGAGGCTCTGTGAGCCTGATGCCTCCCTGGCAGTAcaggaatagaatagaaattctttttttttttttttttttaagttcaaaaCCTGGAAGAGTCTGTGGTCTCATCggttatatttttttaagtctaTCATGCTCAGTGAAAGGTGATTGCCACCACACTCATTTATTAGTTTTTGCTGACGTTTCAGTAGTGTAGGTCCTCAGACTCCCTCACCAGGTTGTTTATAGTGAAGAAAGGCTGTTGCCTGTGTGACTGAACAGTCAATCAAAGTATTAAGGAAATAGGAGGGAAATCTTTGGCTACACAATTTGAAGTCTAAGTACCCATAGAAAAATGCTATCAAATGAGTAATGCCTTTGTCACTGCAACTTTCATTATAATGTGAAGTGTATCTGTAGTATCAGTGGTGTCCATTTTTACAAGTTATAGTACTAAAGTAGAGGCATTTTATAAACTGTGTTGTGTCCTGTGAGTTGTGTGTCAGTGTTTAC belongs to Oryctolagus cuniculus chromosome 5, mOryCun1.1, whole genome shotgun sequence and includes:
- the CNR1 gene encoding cannabinoid receptor 1: MKSILDGLADTTFRTITTDLLYVGSNDIQYEDIKGDMASKLGYFPQKFPLTSFRGSPFQEKMTAGDNAQLVPGDPLNMTEFYNKSLSSYKENEENIQCGENFMDMECFMILNPSQQLAIAVLSLTLGTFTVLENLLVLCVILHSRSLRCRPSYHFIGSLAVADLLGSVIFVYSFVDFHVFHRKDSPNVFLFKLGGVTASFTASVGSLFLTAIDRYISIHRPLAYKRIVTRPKAVVAFCLMWTIAIVIAVLPLLGWNCKKLQSVCSDIFPLIDETYLMFWIGVTSVLLLFIVYAYMYILWKAHSHAVRMIQRGTQKSIIIHTSEDGKVQVTRPDQARMDIRLAKTLVLILVVLIICWGPLLAIMVYDVFGKMNKLIKTVFAFCSMLCLLNSTVNPIIYALRSKDLRHAFRSMFPSCEGTAQPLDNSMGDSDCLHKHANNAASVHRAAESCIKSTVKIAKVTMSVSTDTSAEAL